TGGACGATTGGCGCCTTTCCTTTAATTTAAATCGTCAATGTTTCCCGGAAGAGCCTCACCATTCTGGTTCGTAGCCTCATACAGATGAGGATGGTTGCTCCAGACGCACTCGGTCTACATGCGATGCGGCGGATCGAACCCATTCGCAAAACATGGTAACGGACATTGATAGGCACCTCGGATTTTCAGTTCTTGCAAGTATACATTGGATCGAAAAGTCGAGTGGTGATGTATAACCGCTTTACAATTGCCTCTTGCTGAAATGGTTTAGCACATCTTCATACCTACCGACTTTAAGCGAGGCCGTTgaaagagatggagagaaattTTCTACACATCTGGTGCAACTTGCAGCCACAGTCTACCGAAAAGTCCCGACTATAAGACTTGAACGTAAAATGGGGCTTTACAGATTTCATAACAGAAAGAACAGCTGGCTGCTCGAGTTTGTGTGCCCTAGCATCGCCACCCTGGTTTTACGGTTGAAGAAAAGCATATTGTGGGCAAGCGGCAGTCATGAATACCTCTTGTACAGTCCATTCAGTTTTGTAGAGTCCTGTTGTCTAGGTTAAATCGGTACATGCAACTCCGAAAGGAAGGATTCAGTACGAATATGACAAACTCAAATTGAAGCACGAGAAGTGACTGACATTTACTCATTATATCAGTTGAAGTTTTCCTTCGCGGTATAGCGGCAGTCTCACTCGACCACGGGAGATCAGCGGATGTGGTTTTCTAGGTTGCATGCTTATATAGTGAAATACAGACGCAAAATGCAGCGGCAAAACTCTATCATATCTATGAAGGACGAAGGGGATGAAACTCCTTCCCGTGTCCAGAGGGCTAATGGTGCGTTGTTTTTTGTGACAACCCCCAGAGGTCTATCTAACAAGGACGTTGGGCGATACACACAGAACAACGCATCGAGAACAGGAGCCGAGCAAGGAAATTCGTGACATTTTCACGCGACCGTTAATTGGAAATGCAGTCACTGGAGTTATGTGCTAATTCTGTTGCGAAGGAAAAGGCTTTTTTATCTGGAATAATGTGACCGCGGGGGGCGGAGAAGGGGGGGGCGCGCGGATGTTAAACTATGTCGGGCATACTGAGCTGACTCACAGAGAGCAACAATGAATAGCAAACTCGTAGGCGAAAGACATTTATGGATGCAAAAGTTGAGAGCTTTTAAAGGACAGAAAAGCAAGTGTCATTTAACCCCATGTGCTACGTCTAGCAGGTGCATGGGGACATCAAGGATCCAAGGGAGGCAGAGCACCGGTGTCCCTGTGCGGACACCGAATTGTAATTTTGCGGAAGAAAGGACGTGAGACTTTCACTCTTCCTGGTCTCCAACATGGAGGCCATGGCGGTTGCAGGGGAATAGAACCCGCCAAGGCGAACTTTTTTTTCCCTCTCTAACGCCGTTGGCCGAAACCCGATGAGGCCTCTTAGCTACAGCGTCCTCATACGGAACTCACTAGTCGCCTCGGCTCTCCGCTGATTTTAACCTGTTTTGTGAATCTCTGGGGAGAAGAATCTCCAATTGCATTGGACAGGCTCCACGGCCTCCTAATGACGAAGAGCGCACCTTTTCTCGTTAGTTAACTGTGGATGGAGCTGCTACGAGCTCTCGAGACACGCGGACCCGCCTGCTTTTCTCAAGGAGCGCGTTGTCTTGTTCCGGCTTTCCGGAACCGCATCAAGAAGCCCCTACCTTCGAAAGTCAATTGCAGTAGCTGTTTTATTTTTCCAAAGGAGCTCTTTTTTCCACCCTGGATCCCCGTTGTTACACTTCCAGTTCCCGTGCCACAAACACGAGTCCCAGTGGGAATGACTACTAGCCCAGTGTCGAGTAGACAGGGCAACATTTCCGAATCCACTGCATTACCCCGGCagttttttcgctctttcagTCGACTTCTACGTTCAAGAGAGGTTTAACTCAGTGCCAATGACACAGAGGAGTGTAGACGAAAAAGTGCTGTCCGTCACACTGAGGCTACCCATTTGAACCCGTGTTCCCGGCGTCGTCTGGTTATAGGTAAATCGGGACAGTTGAAAGTCGAGCGATGACGTTTTTGCAAGAGCCgttccctgttttcttcgatTTGCTTGCACAGCTCGCGAAACGTTGGCGAAAATGATTTACATCCACACTAAAATAGCAGACGATCTCAGTTTTTTTAGTCGTTCGAGCTTTTTAATCGTCGGTGCTGCCCCGAGTGACAGACTGATGAATCAGCGCGACTCTCTTTAGGGGACCGCGAAGCATATGCCTATACGTCTTCACTTTTTTCGCATTATGTTCTGCGCCTTTTACTGTTTAAGGCGCGTGCTTGTGTCCGAATGCGTGCTGTGCATTGCGAAATCTGCGGGTTCTTTACACTTATCTTTTCCCGCCCGAATTTGTGTCTAAACTTTAAATCGACGGAGCTCACGAGGCAGTCATGACACGGTCGCGGATGGACGACAAACAGATCACAACTGAGAAGGGAAATAAGAGACAGAGCCTGCAGGCTTCTTTGGAAGCAAACTGTGAGTCCTCTCGTCACATCAACTTCTGAAAATTGTGTTCGTGGAATGCAGAGGAGTGTAAAAATTTGAAAAATGAGTGCTTCCGTAGACATTGTGAATGGGAACAGGACTTATGCCCCGCCACACGGGGAAGAGGGAAATAGGCAGACAGCTAGGTCCTACCCTGGAGCCCCTGTGACTGACTCCTGTGGTCACGAACATGCAGCCAAGCGCACCTCGTCGTCTCTGGCTAATACTCCCGTTACCTGCGTCAACGAGGTCTTACCGCAAGTAAGTCAAGAGGACGAGCAACTgactctgcctctcgctctttcccaGACAATTGACTGTCTTGCGGAGGTCCCTGGAGAGCCTGCCCTCGCCGCGGATGCTTCTCCCTCCCAGCACGCCTGCGGTGAGatggcgagagaggagaagctggaCAACCTGGAAACGTCTGGGGATAATTGCGTGAGAAGGGTCGGAGACAATGGAGAAGTGTGCCTCAAGTCTTGCTGTCAGGAAGGGGAAGGCAGCATAGGAATGTCTTTCGCAGGATCGGACAGAGACCCAGACGAAAGCGCGCGAGCGTCTGCGCCAGCTTGCTGTGGGAGAAGGTGGAACAAAGCACCAAACGAAATGCGGACACATGAAGGATGTGTCCTGTCGCTGTATATTAGATCAACAGGAGGGAGACGGGACCAAAGCGCTGCCAGGATGGACGCGGCCTCCTGCCGCGAGGAACCCTCACGCTGTGAGCATGCGGCGAATGGCGGGGACGCCTCAAATCTCAACCACCCGCAGGAGCcacctttttcttctcttcacctctctcACTTGCAAGATCCCGTTTTTGAAAGCGGGAGGAGCTGCCCGCCTCTAGCGACGGTCGACGGCAGCTTGAAGTTTGACCGGGTGCGCCTCGATCCTGGACTGAGAACGCTGCTGGAGGACAGCGGCGAAGGTTTCGACGACGACGAGATTGTAGAGTCGTCCGCCATGAAGCGAGGAAATTCGTGGCCATGTAAGTCAAGCAGCCATATAAGTTGTGAACACTTAAAAATTTCACGGATATACACAGACAAAGCCCTGCTTCTGGTAGCTGGACGGAAAGGATTTTTTTCGGATGAGTCAGCTTCGCCAGTCGTGGGTTTATGAAGGCATCCTTCGACACAAAAATATTTTATCAGCGCGCATTTTTATCCTTCTCAACATCTATATCAATACACATACTCGAGTACACACGCGtgcgtgtgcatgcatgacaATCCGATGAGAAATTCATTGTATTTGTCTGAAGACACTCGCATGCAGACCGTCTGAAAGAACAGTTCTCCAATTTCTTGAGTGATGCGTATATTTCTGCTGGACGCACCTTCTGGCCCTCCTATGGACTGATCTCTCCAGACTTTTGGGTGCGGCGTCACCTTCTCCTTGAACGCCGATCCCTCCTGTACTTCTCGTTTCCGCCTTCCCCGTGTGCACCTCCACGCggttttctgcctctccacgcCCACACGCGTGTCTTGGTTCTTCCGGAGCGGATATCGCTGTACGGGCGGACAAACGCCTATCTTCTCGCGGTGTTCAATCCTTCTCCTTCTACGGCTCTTCTGCCGCCCATCCCCTCTTCGAAGGCCTCGCTCCTGTCGACTCTGGTGGCTTTCCTCCCCACAGCAGCTGCGGCCCTTTCCGTGGTGGGATCCAatgtgtctccgtcgccgtgTCGGGCGCCATCGTTCCTTTCGGGcacctcgtccttctcgcttccacCTCAGTGGCGGCTGCATCGAGGGCATCGCACGAAGCATCCTaagtcgccttctttccgGCGCCTGTCTACGTCCTCTGGCGCGCGCAGCCCTTCCGTGGCTCCTGTGCCTTGGTCTCCGATAAACCCCATCCTAGCAATCAAGGTGCCGACGCTCAGCGCTTCGCAGCTGCCGCTGCTGTCTTCTGCATCCAACACAGGTGCCTCGAGCGACTGCAGCCTCGACGTCTCTCTGCGGTCATCGCCAGACACACGGACAcatgctgtctcttccctgtctcctcccgtGGTGATTTGCTCGCCTGATTCCTTCTCGGCAACGTTTGACAACGCTGAGCAGCCCAAGTTTCTCTTCGATTTCGGGGACCCCGGTACCTACTGCCgattctgtcgctctctcgcgctgACCATTCGTCGCGTTCAGAGACAGGCGGACGCAAAGAATACCGTCAACCTCTCGCAGAGGCTCTCTCAGGGAGCTGGGGCTTCTCCCCGCCACTGGGAGTCGGACTCGCCGGGACGCTCGAAAGCCCCTTCACAGAGCAAAAACGCATCatcttcctgctcttcctgCCTGCATCTCTCAGAGAGAGTAAGCGGAGAGGCGGTACCGTCAAGGCGGGACGAAGAGCCAGAGAATGCGACGCACATACACAACCGTCTGTCGTATGTCGCTGCGCCACCAGGGGTCTGCCGCTCCCCTGTCTTCTATCCGTCGAGGTGCCCGTCGACTCACAAAAGAACTCCAGCGACGGCGGCAACTGTAAGAGCCGGCTCCAGTGAGTTTCAGTCTTCTCCCGGCTTATATTCGTTGTCTGAGAGTCCATCGTGGAATAGGGACGAAGCCACGCACCCCGCTGCGTGTAGAACGCGTTTCTTGGAGCCTGCCAGCTGCGCGACGGATCTGGACAGCCGACCATGCCTGGCCATTCTTCCTCGCTGGGACACTGTCCCCCTTGGTGGCACACCAGCTCACCACTGTCGATGTCAGGTCTGTATGTACAGTGATTCGAAACCAGAGGAGGGTTGTCAGCGTGCTCAGGCTCCGTGTttgtcctcgtcttcgtgcTGCCCTCGAGAGCTAGATGCGTGCAGGGCGAGGGGATGCTTTCTAGGTCCACAGGGGCCTCCTGACGGGGAGCCCATCTCTTTATCAAACACGAGAGaagttcttcctcgtttcaaCTCGGGCTTCTCTGCGGGATCGTCGCGGGTCCCtgtggagaaaggcgaatTTTTTCCAGGGAGTACAAGTCCTTGTACGTGGGGGTATGCCGAGTCTGAGCAGCTCGAGCCCCGTGCTGACGTTGTTGAGGCCTtatcttctctcctcgactgTCTGAAGTCGAAAAAGCGCCGCGAGCAGAGGGAACTTAGGGGTCGACCGgtgagacaagaaggaagagggcAGGGCGGGTATTTTCCACTGCACAGCGCGGAAGGAGGCGTTTTGTGTGCTGCTCATCAAAACCGAGTCTTTGAGCAAGGCCAAGTTGCCATGACTCCGCAACCATTTGTGCCCGCAGCAGGGCCAGTTAtgcctgtttctccctcgcaAGAACCTCAATTCTGTGGATGCCTCCCAAGTAGGGATGAGTTCGTGGAGCCCGTTGGCGATTCAACTCACCTAGCTTCTGGTGGCGACGCAGAGCCACTCCGCAGGGAGGTTGTGCGAGGCTCGGACGGAGATTGTCGCTGTTGCAAAAGTGAGGAAATTGTGGACCGTGGAGGGGACGAGATACACGGTGGTACCGGTTCGGAGCAGCGGTCTCAGACGGAATCCACAGAGACAATCCGATCGCTCAGCCACACTATGAACAAGttactgcatgcactggaggAGTTCTCGCCTCATGCATCTCCTCAGTGGACTGGAGAAAAATCATCAAAAAGGGAGCTTTCTCAACGGCCAGGAGGCACTTTTCCCAGCAACAACACGACCACTACTTCACCTTCCCGAGAGGGCAAAGCCCAACGCGTGTTCGGTGCTGCCTTGTGTCCGACGGATCCATGGTTACGTTCTCGCAGGGAAAGCGACGGGGGCCACTCTCTGAACATCGCGGACCAGACAACGTCAGAGTACGGCTCGTACGGTTCTTCGAGGCCGAGCACCTCCCGACCTCGTGATGCTGGGCGGATGAGTTCCTTCggcaaagaaaacaaaggcatacacaacgaagaagactgtCAGGGTCTGCACACAGTGTCCCCGGACACCACGGAGCCGTACTTCGGCGGAGACGAGACCACTCGCGCATTTTCCGCGAGCAGAGGGGAGTTTGATATCGACGGGACTGCCGAAGACGGAACTTCTGCAGCGAAAGACCTGCTGCTCGTGCAGCAGCAGGATCAACTCGAGCGGCTTCAGTCGGTGGTAGATTTCCTTCTGCGACAGCAAGAACTACAGCTCGCTGAAGggcgacagaaagacgaggcGGCCCTTCGGGAAGAGTGGgaagaacaacagagacAGTGGGAGGTGGAGAGGCGCCTGAGATTGCATGCAAGCCCTTGCCACATGGACGGAGGGCGTAAATCTCTCGGGACTCCAGGTTGTCCCGCTCCGCAAAACGCTCAACTACCCGCGGCGGATACTTTGACTTGTTATGAGTCTGCCGGGGAAAAGTTTGATGGGATTGCTAAGCCAGGAAACTCTATGGGCTTGCAGGGAGGTGGGTCGGTGTGTTTTGCCGTGGAGAACGGCCTGTCACCTTCTGCGTATACAGCACAAGGGGGAGGAGCCGAAGACACTGCATGCTGTCTTGCCGCTTCGTCTGTTCCACTAAGGTCGCCTCCTTGCTTCCCGCTTTCTGGTGGTGATCACGTGGCAAGCCAAGAGGGGACGAGGGGCATAATGTatgaagagaaggacaggTCACCTTCATGTGAGGGTGAGACGATGGTAGACTCATATGTGAGCCCTGTCATACGAGCTTCACAAATGACTGAGAACGAGGAAATTTTgtcggcagagaagagtgTGTTGCACGAAAGGATTTATAGTCAACCTGACGTGGGCCCTCCGAAttttccagagaaaagagtggAACAGCCGCTTTTTTTCAGCATCTCGACACCGCGATTCCGTCTCGACACGTGTGATGACGACGAGGATCTGCCACAGACAACACCTACTGGTTATCGAGTGCATTACAGTTTGGGAGGTCGGGGTTGCAAAGAAGGCAGGGCATGCTGTACAAGCGATCAAGGCAGACACGATCCCGTTTCCCCAGCGAGCGCAGTAAAGAGACCAGACTTCAATCTTGGACTAGCTCCAGCTCTGGCTGCTCTGCCCGGCACGAGCATCCACCAGCCcggtgaggagacagattacgtcgaggagacagttcaGATGCATGACAAAGGGCCAAAGGTTGGACAAGTCAAAGACAATCACGAATCGCATTGCGTTTGGGGTGAGGAGACTTCATTTGAGGGGACGGGAAAAGGGTTCCAGGAGGCGAACGAAACAGGCAGTGAAGAGGACGTCAACAGCGGGCGGAAGGACGCTCTGATGCCAGCAGGAGATGAAAAAGGCAAAGAGATACGCAATCAGCTTTCGTTTCCATCCGCTTCGGCAGCACACGCCTGGGCGCGTTTGCAGGTATCCAtagaacaagaggaaaagagagactgTGTGCACACGACCAGCGATGCAGGCAGTGGCGTGTCACCGACGTCGGCCGccgaaagagacggagaggtTGAAATATGGAGCAGTTTCCCATCAGAAAAAGATGTCCAGAAACAGCACACGAAGATgtcgaagaaggaactgGTAAAAACCTAGGACTTAACTGTCCAGATCACCTCGTGGACGGAGAATGCCAATGGGAGAGGCATTTGTACGTTACAAGGCGATTCAAAAAGGAAACTCTCTGCACATTTCCGACAACGGGGtgcaggagaaacgcaagcGGGAAGACATGGGAAGAGAACTTCATATTTTTGAGTTACGTATACGTACGGTGTAGGGAGGTCCGTGAAGCAAAATCAGCCTACAAAGGACCGACAGAGCCTTcacgtttctctgcttgtaTCCTCCCGGCGATTcgtataaatatgtatgtgtacacAAACACGGAATTTTCAGTGCATTCTGCTTGAATAAAACCTTTGTCCACTCGAGCAGCAAAGACCACGACGAATATttttttccagtttctcGTATGCCTTCTGGATACTCACTATTAAATGTAACACGCGCGTGTCATGTAGAAACTGTGATGCTGAAGATACCGGCAATATTAGTGGAGGCTTATCGGCCCTCAAAAATTTTATATATCTTCCAAGAATAAAGAATTAGGGAAGATAAAATTGAGGTGACTTTTGTAGACATCTCTGCTATGTCGCAGCGGGAGCCACTACTGTAGGGGTTTTCTATCGGTTGCAACGCAAGGTACCGTCAAATGACCCTGAGCCTTTGAAAAATAGACGGATGTATTTCTAACAACGAACTTCCAGTTCAACGTAAAACtgcgagacgaagacgtcGGTTTTGCAGCTGCTATTCTTTGCTGAAAATTTTCGAACTCGAACTGTAAAAATTCAGTTAGTCGTGACGTACTTCAGACCACTTATCTATAGTCACTCTATACATAGTGGTGAGTTAAGTGAGGGAAGACAGAGTGTACGCGATTTAATTACGCCGTTTTTCTGGGCACGACGTCACATCGAAATATAGAGTGATGGTTGCTAATAACGGCAGTACTTCGTTGATTAGTCATAGATACATGCAGAGTATTGTCGATGCTCATCAGCTGCTGAACAGTGCGTGGCAGGAGCACTGGCCGCTTGAATATGCGGCTGTGGCTTTCGACGTAGTTCTTCGGAATGCGTTAGTCACAGAGTAACAGGCGATTATTGGTGCGCTAGCACGAAGCTGAGGCCACTATCGCAGGTTGTAGTAGTCTTGTTTTTGACAGACATCACCGCAAGACCCATTaagcctctcttcttcaaggATCCGAGAGATTCGCGCGAACTGAAGCAGCTTGTTGAATCGCTGAATCTCCTCAATGGGAACTATCCGTAGAGGCGTGACATCACGTTCCCAGCGGACGGCAATCAGTGGGATTGTATCCTTGCAGTATCTTTACATTTCTGGTGGGTAACTCCCTATGCATTAACACGTGATGATGATTTCGTACACAGGTGGAACAAGGTGCATGCGAAGGCCAGGAGCGAATCAAGTCATTGTGCTTGGTGTCTTTTCAGCTTGTTTCATCACGACTTCGCTTGTAACCCATTGTGCCTCGAAGATTTACAAGGCTATAGACTTCCACAGCCTCCGCCATACCTCTGTTGAGAAGTGGTCTGTTGTTCAGTCAGCCTTTCGGGGCACAGGGCCGTGGGCGCTGACCAACGGTACACGTCTTTCTTGCTGCGGCGTTTGAATGCGATCAGTGTACAGTGCCGTTCGCGCGATACATTCTATTTGTTTTCAAAGACGTGTGCATGTGCAGATCGCTTCTGTTATCATCGGCACCGTTCTCACCGAGACTTGGCGGCTAGACATTGTTCACGTTAGGGACGTAGGGGGAGTGCGTACCGTTTGTTGAAAACTGAGTGAATCTGCTTGTTATCATAGACGGTAAACGTGTTATCATAGAAGGTGGAGGCTACGGACGGTAAAAATCTGTGACTTATACCCGTGTCATTTTCAACATACTGTTCTGAGGATTAATCGTATCATGGCTGTTAGAAACGCCGCCTGCTCCATATGTCTCCTTGGATGTGTTTAACGAATTCCCTGCTGACACACAGAAATGCAAATAACCTAAAATTATGGGTTCCATACGGCACTGTCGTTTTTACTTCACCAGCACGTTCTATGACCTTGTCCTTTGGTTGGTTTCGCTTCCTGATTGCAGGTTCCTACAGAACGTCGGACCTACAACAAGTACCTTCCTACATCGTGTTTCGACCTCGAGTTACCACAAGCTTAACTGATCCTGGTTCATTCCCGCGGAGACGAAACAATGCACCGTTACCGGTTGTACAGCTTTCTGAGTTATGTGGAGATGTGTTTTTTTCATAGAGCGAAGCATTGAAGTGAGAGCATAGTTCCTCTCTTGAGTGCCGAAACTTCGACACGCACACTGCTTCTGTGGTGACACCTCCCCCCGTTTCCCTCTGAGCTCTTTCGCTGATTCAGTTACGATTCTTAAATGAGCGGCGAGCACAAATGTGTCCTTTTTCACTCGGTCACTTGTCATGTGGGGGCTAAGGGAGAGCGGAGCGAAAAGAacggtgcatgcatctgcgtAAAAATAACGGATGACAGTGGCCACGGAGTGTGAAACTACGATAAAACACCGGAGGACTATATAAAACAAAGCTTTTGACAGATCCCTTTCCCCCCTACTGTCTGACTGTATAATCCGGACACATAGTGCCGAACTTCGGACTTATGTTAAAGTGCTCGGTTTCTATCCTGTTGTTATTCGATAGATCTGGTCACTATTTCCCGAGAGAGCGTTGTAACAAATCGGCGGAATTCCTGCAGTAAAGGATGTGTCTCTGGTTATAACAGATTAATGCTGCTGATTCGTAGACATATAAGCGAAGGATCCGGCACATATGTCACACCCTAATCAAAACGTGGCGCCGGGATAGCATGATGCGCTGAGAATGAATAAAATTGACTTCAAAATCGCATAaacaagcgaaaaaaaactgCCGGAATTCCAGGGCAAAATGAGTCGTCAGAACACAAAATATAGGATTTCCATTGTTCGTGGACACCTTGGTGGCATTAGTGGTGTCTCGCACTGAGAAACCCCGGAATTTCCCCGGAACGCTCGGACTGCAAATCATCCTCAAGGTTGTCTCTACAAACTGTCCCCAGAAACGGTTGCTTTTCCCAAGCTAGAACGGAGCCGTTCGGTTCCGAAAAGAGGGAGACTCGTGAAATGGTTTCTAACCGCGGTGCCACTGGAAGTTCTTACAGGATCGGAAGCACTGGTCGGTGCGTCGGCGACTGTGTCCCTCGCTACTCACCAATTCTCCTGACTGTTTTGACCACGCTGTCTTGCAATGAGCAGCTGAAGGGTTATTTCCACCGTCGCGCTGGTGGCTGTCACGTTTCCACTGTAGGATTCCAACGTAGCTGGCCGAGAGAAGTGCTTGTCAGTCGACACAGCCTCCTACGTGCTCCTCTCACGTTACTGCAGAGGATGTCGAGGGGCGTGTTCCTTCACTTTGtccctcttcgttttcacCCTCGCCGTTGGCTTTATCTTCGTCTCATCTTTCGGTGTCATCTCTGCCACTACAAAGCTGTTCACACGCCACACCTCCCGGACCATCGGCGGCGGCACCGTCCCTCATTCTCTCAAATACTCTGTCCGTGAACACTTTGATGCTTCGGCGGCAGGAAAAATTATAGATCGAATAGCATCTATTTCCTCtgactgtctcctcctcaaCGACACGACGTTCAGCGTCACGAGACTGCGCCTGAAAACAATTGTTCCCTTCTCCGCGCCACACGTGGATCAAGACTGTCTCTGGCTTATATGAATAGAACAGGCAGgcaagaaaagaggaaaaccaGCTCATTTGCCACTAATCTTCCGTCCGCCTTCTTTTTTAGTGCGAGCTGCCCGTCGAATCCACCAGCCATGTTAGCCTACAATGGACTGAATGAGCTGTCCGATGATATGGGAGAAGACGGGAGCGAGAGTCCAAGGGAGCGGACTAACTCCCAGGTTTCCAGCCCCAATGAGACTCTATTTTTTCCCTGGAGAAAGGACCTGAGAAGCCTGAAGGGACAAAGCCGCTCAGATGAGTGCATTCGTACTGATTTAAGGCTCAAGATAAACTCTCCGCCAGACGGTGCAAAGAACGttgaaagaagacgaggctcCATTCCTCCGCAGCATGGGACCACCAGTAAAACGGAGGAGCCCTGGTGAGCGCGAACATTATCACGCGAGAAGTGTGTGCATAGTACCATGTTCACTGAAGTGTATTTTCGCGACCATTTACAGATTCATGTCTCTGCATAGATAGTATTCGGGGGATAAATGCCCTCTAAACTCGGGAAGTTGAAAGGGAGACACTTCTGTGGTCTTCTTGCTCACGGTGACTCGCAATTCTTTCTTCACTGAATAACATGGTTAGTTTAACGTGATATGGCCAAGTTTCACtcgtatatacatatactcACGGCTGTGAGAGAGAGATCTGAGTCTGTTTACGCATGCAATCGACGATGCATATACGTGCTGTTGGAAGCTTGTGGCCTAAAAAAAATTGAAGCTTTAAATGCGTTAaacaaggaaacgagacttctctgcttcttcacgtGTGCGTAACCAAATGCCAAATGGTGCTTGATTCTTTTCCATCGTTTGTTTCCTATCAAGCAACAAGGTACGCAGGTAGGTGCCTCATCTCTTGCACAGCTTACTCCACAAACTCCTGTCCTCCCATTGCCTTCACGAACCCTCAGTCACGACATTTTCACGACGAGGTCCACCTGTTGCTATGACTTCAGGGATGAAAAGCGTTGTTTACTCCACATTGCGTCGGCGAACGACATCAGACATCTGCTACTTGAAGACTGTCTGGATGAAGTTAAAAAACTCGAGCTTGTTATGGAAAAGTTTATTCCCGTTTCTACCTTCGGGCGATTTCCAAACCTTCAGGAGCTCGTACTCGTTAGCCAGGGGCTGACGACCCTGACAGACATTGGAAGTTGCAGATTTCTGAAGAAACTAGTTGTCTCCGAGAATAAATTAACCTCCCTCGAAGGTCTGCCCTGAACGGAAGATGCAAGTTGGGTCGATTATCAACAGGGCAGCGTACACCGAGGGAGACGGGGTGTGGGcgacaacagaaaaacaggcCGCAGGCTGTAGAGAGCTGGGAGCCAAAGATGCAAATGGCACAGAGTTTGTAGCTTACACATGGCGACAGAGGAGCAGGGATGCTGTCTCATATTCAAGTCAGTCTTCAGTGGCACGTTGGTCTTTACGCTGCCCCTTCTCATGCATAAGACGATTTTCGCGCGCATACCTGTGTGGCGTTTCCCCGATCTCCCCGTTGCTGTAAAGCCCACCGGAGGCACCAACCTGTTTGCGGTTTTGTACTGGCCCCCATCATATGTTTTTCTGACGGAAGAGATGATAAATTTCAACAAAATCGTGCCCTTGTTCCATATCTGCGTTTCTTGCTGTCCACCATTTGTGTCTCTAGGCCTGTCGGCAGTGGCAGATCTCGAGTTCTTGGATGCATCTTTCAACAGAATTTCCTCCCTCGGGCTCCACCTGAGAGGTCTAAGCAAGCTGCATACGCTGCGAATTGCGTCTAACAGACTGGAGACTCTCAGCGGCCTCAGCCACGCTTCGGGCGTTGTTGAGCTTCACGCACCTGGGAATAGAATAGAAGAACTCGGCCGTGGGCTCCGGGACAACCTCAAGCTACAAAGGGTCAATCTCGCCTCGAACAGGTTCAACCCGTTTGGTACATTTTTGCTGCTGCTTGCGTGGATTCATGCAGCGCGGATGCGGATTGCGCGAGTGGTGTATCACGGTGTTACATTGCTatttcgtcctctctcgggATGC
This genomic interval from Toxoplasma gondii ME49 chromosome VIIb, whole genome shotgun sequence contains the following:
- a CDS encoding hypothetical protein (encoded by transcript TGME49_260490), with amino-acid sequence MSASVDIVNGNRTYAPPHGEEGNRQTARSYPGAPVTDSCGHEHAAKRTSSSLANTPVTCVNEVLPQVSQEDEQLTLPLALSQTIDCLAEVPGEPALAADASPSQHACGEMAREEKLDNLETSGDNCVRRVGDNGEVCLKSCCQEGEGSIGMSFAGSDRDPDESARASAPACCGRRWNKAPNEMRTHEGCVLSLYIRSTGGRRDQSAARMDAASCREEPSRCEHAANGGDASNLNHPQEPPFSSLHLSHLQDPVFESGRSCPPLATVDGSLKFDRVRLDPGLRTLLEDSGEGFDDDEIVESSAMKRGNSWPYFWVRRHLLLERRSLLYFSFPPSPCAPPRGFLPLHAHTRVLVLPERISLYGRTNAYLLAVFNPSPSTALLPPIPSSKASLLSTLVAFLPTAAAALSVVGSNVSPSPCRAPSFLSGTSSFSLPPQWRLHRGHRTKHPKSPSFRRLSTSSGARSPSVAPVPWSPINPILAIKVPTLSASQLPLLSSASNTGASSDCSLDVSLRSSPDTRTHAVSSLSPPVVICSPDSFSATFDNAEQPKFLFDFGDPGTYCRFCRSLALTIRRVQRQADAKNTVNLSQRLSQGAGASPRHWESDSPGRSKAPSQSKNASSSCSSCLHLSERVSGEAVPSRRDEEPENATHIHNRLSYVAAPPGVCRSPVFYPSRCPSTHKRTPATAATVRAGSSEFQSSPGLYSLSESPSWNRDEATHPAACRTRFLEPASCATDLDSRPCLAILPRWDTVPLGGTPAHHCRCQVCMYSDSKPEEGCQRAQAPCLSSSSCCPRELDACRARGCFLGPQGPPDGEPISLSNTREVLPRFNSGFSAGSSRVPVEKGEFFPGSTSPCTWGYAESEQLEPRADVVEALSSLLDCLKSKKRREQRELRGRPVRQEGRGQGGYFPLHSAEGGVLCAAHQNRVFEQGQVAMTPQPFVPAAGPVMPVSPSQEPQFCGCLPSRDEFVEPVGDSTHLASGGDAEPLRREVVRGSDGDCRCCKSEEIVDRGGDEIHGGTGSEQRSQTESTETIRSLSHTMNKLLHALEEFSPHASPQWTGEKSSKRELSQRPGGTFPSNNTTTTSPSREGKAQRVFGAALCPTDPWLRSRRESDGGHSLNIADQTTSEYGSYGSSRPSTSRPRDAGRMSSFGKENKGIHNEEDCQGLHTVSPDTTEPYFGGDETTRAFSASRGEFDIDGTAEDGTSAAKDLLLVQQQDQLERLQSVVDFLLRQQELQLAEGRQKDEAALREEWEEQQRQWEVERRLRLHASPCHMDGGRKSLGTPGCPAPQNAQLPAADTLTCYESAGEKFDGIAKPGNSMGLQGGGSVCFAVENGLSPSAYTAQGGGAEDTACCLAASSVPLRSPPCFPLSGGDHVASQEGTRGIMYEEKDRSPSCEGETMVDSYVSPVIRASQMTENEEILSAEKSVLHERIYSQPDVGPPNFPEKRVEQPLFFSISTPRFRLDTCDDDEDLPQTTPTGYRVHYSLGGRGCKEGRACCTSDQGRHDPVSPASAVKRPDFNLGLAPALAALPGTSIHQPGEETDYVEETVQMHDKGPKVGQVKDNHESHCVWGEETSFEGTGKGFQEANETGSEEDVNSGRKDALMPAGDEKGKEIRNQLSFPSASAAHAWARLQVSIEQEEKRDCVHTTSDAGSGVSPTSAAERDGEVEIWSSFPSEKDVQKQHTKMSKKELVKT